The genomic stretch CTAGGACAAAATCAACCGATAGTTTTAGCAGCGCAAAGATGCCTCTCCACGGTATCGCTGACGACCCCGAAGCTGAGATTGATGAAATCGTCGCAGAAGTAAAGGCAGAGATCGAGCAGAGGAAGAGAAGGGGTAGTGTGATGCAAGGCTTCGACCTGAAGAAGGCTGTGCAAGAGAAGTTGAACCAGTTTAACAAGAAGACCTAGGGTATTCTTGCATTGTGAGCCAGTCAAGACAAAACTATATGCCATGTTATAGGTAAGGATGAGTCCGCGGATGCCGAAGCCGCCTATATAAATAGTCTTATTGCATACGCAGTCAAAACAAGCGTGTCGGAGTCGTCCCGAACCCTCGTGGTAACACCCGGAGTCTTGCCGGATCATTGTGCACGTACTATATGCCGCCCCCGTCAGGATCCCGGGCATATAATATCCTCCGGTCAAACAACCAGTCTTAGGCGTTAGCGACGTCACAAGTCATGGCCTGAGAGAAACTAACAGTAGCTTCACGTGGTTAATGTAGCGCAAACTCTATTTTCGTGGCAGCGCAATATAGTGCCGGGTTTTTCTCACCGAGCCGCATGGTTCAGCGCCCAACGAACGCCCCGTCGAAAAGACTTCTGTCACGGGCAGCCACATTGGACGGCGCATTTGAAACTACTTGCTAATGTATGAACGTTAGCATCTAGAAGCATCCTCGTTGCACATAATACGAGTCGAGCTCCGGCTGAGATACGAGAGGATAGATCGGCCGAAGATCGATCGTTAATCCTCCCGTGTGGTCTGAGACTTCCTCGGTGGCGATCCGCAAGGAGCACCGGCCGCTCCGCCCGCGCATTCAACTCATTCTACTTTCCACCTCCCCCCTTCATCAGCTTGCATCACCTTTACTGCCTAGTCATCCCCGATGGCCCGGTCCCTGGAAGAGGCAACCTTGCGACGTACGGTACGCATGAAGATGTTTTCTCCTCTGTGCACACCTTGGCTGCCTTTCACGGTTGAAGCTCCGTCCAATGGCCGTCTTTTGCGAAAACATGATCACCCATTTGGTGCACGAGGTCTGCGCTCGGGAGCGAGGACGGATGCAGTTCTGAACATGTACTAACCCACGCCCATGCCACCCAACCAGCGGGAATCATTGCTCCTAGTGCATTCATTCCAAACGCGCCATGTCGCGTGTCAGAGCATCTGTCAAGCATCCCATCTCTAGTAATTCTCCTTTATGACCCAACCACGGCGAACACCGATATAGCGTGCATTTAGCTTGTGGGTATTGAGAGCATTGTGTACGCGAGTCCAGCGTGGATCTTGCAAAGACGGCTTCGCCCCCTCCCGCAACCTACATTCTTTGTTTTTCTTCTCCCCATCTGTGCGTGGATGCCGATTACGTATGACTGCATACTTCTTTCGGTTACTAATAACGAGTGACCCTCCGGATTGACCTGGTTTGACATGGCCGTGCCTGACAATGGGCCAGTGATTGTTGGTGTGACTTGGTGGTTGACCATTGCTTGTGGTGGATTTTTGGGAACGAGGATATATGCGAAATTGAGTCGCAAGCAAGGCCTTTGGTGGGATGACCATATCCTAATAGTATCATGGGTAAGACTTGCAGTTGAATACGCATTGGCGTTGATTCTAACTCGAGTGTAACAGGTCCTCCTCCTTGCCCAATGTGTCATGACCCAAGCAGGACAATTAATGGGCTTCGGAAAACGCACCTCTGATATTCCAGTCGAGAACCTCGTCACCATTGCCTTGGGCAGCTCCATTGCAGCCTCGATTTCTTGCTTCGCCTCAACACTTTCCAAAATCTCTTTCGGTGTTACTCTCCTCCGACTTACCACCGGCTACGTGCGCGCATTTGTGTGGTTCTGCATAATCACACTATTCCTTATCATGATACCCAGCTCAATGAGCACTTGGATCGCATGCAGGCCCGCTGCGAAAGCGTGGAATAGTTCCATTGAAGGAACATGTTGGGATCCGAGTCGAACAGTCAACTATGGCATTTTCAACGCTGCTTGGTGTGCCGCGGCTGACTTTGCGCTTGCCCTATTGCCATGGTACCTAATTTGGGGTTTACAACTGCGACTACGTGAGAAGATTGGCGTGGGTATTGCCATGAGTATGGGTGTTCTGTACGTATACCGTCCATTATCGTTTCCGATCATCCTATGCGACCTAAAGATGATTGCGAGACCAAAGCCATCCACAATCGCTAACAACCTCCCAGCTCGGGCGTTTGCGCAATCGCAAAAGGTGTCTACGTAATCCAACTCCGTCAACAAGACTTCTCCTACAATGGCAAAGAACTCACAATATGGACCACCGTCGAAACCGCCACCGCCATAATCGCAGCCTCCATCCCCGTCCTCCGCGTCTTCCTCAAAGAAACAATCTCCTCCTACCGCCCCCACACGCACTCCACCGCCTGCAGCATCCCCTTATCACGCCTACACCAGAGCCAAcactccaccaccaccacaagCGTACATGCCTCGAGCGCACACAAAAAAGAATCCAGGTGGACTATAATGCAGGACAATGACAGTTCCAGCCAACGCGGCATTCTGGACGAGGAAATGGGCCTTAGAAGTCCAGGGCGAACATTACATTCACGGGGAGGTGATGATTTGGGAATCATGCAGACGAGTACTGTTACCGTTACTATTGAAAGCGATGCCGTGCCCGCGAGTAAAGAACGTTCTTTCTTCGATTTCTCCCGGTAGTGTTGCTAGGGAAGTTTTAGGTAATTCACCTATAACTTGAACACGAATAGTTATACAAGTTTCATCTATGTTTATATTCTTTTCAATGCACTATGCAGCCAAAAATCAAATATCTATCCCCCGCCAAGCAGTGACATCTACATCACCTAGCCAAGTGCCCACCCCATCCCCACAGCCAAGCCTAAGCCCACGCAATACCTAACCGCATCCACCCCCTCGTATCGAAATCAACCCCAGACTCCGACGATCCAACCGTAAGCACCAACCGTCCCGGAACGAGGCCTATCCACAGCGCCTACCCCCGTTTCCGTCCTATACCCCGAGTTGATCGCTGAAAGGTGACATTTCAACCTTCCTTTTCAGGTAATTGATCAACTAGTATACCGAACCATGACAGCGGTAGATGCGGTCGTGGAATAGACACTCTGGTGATATGAAATTCGTGGTATACTAGTGTAAgaggccactgtagtcgctAGACACGCCTGTCAGGCTCTTGAGTATACTGTACAAGTGTTTCATAGAACATAGGTGTAGGTGTGGAAATACCTCGCATGCGGCTTCGATACGATGGCGATGCGGGCGGGGTTTACTaggaaggaaggaaggagGGAGCAGCGGCGGCGGCTAGCTGTTACTGGTAGGCGGGGCCGTGGTGTTGATGCGGGAAGGGCACGTGTGGGGTTGCGGGGAGGGGGGAGATGGTTAGATGGGGTAGGTATGACTGTGTGTAGAAGCTTGATGGTGGTTTGAGCGGGTGGTTGGTTTTggctggtgctggtgctggttGTGTCAGTTGTGGGATTTGCGTACATGGGGTTGGTTATTTTGGGCTGTGAACGTACTGTTTGTTTATTTTGGGTCTTTTTGACGAAGCTCTCCGGAGCTTTTCGCATCctacttctctttctccTCTGGGGTTGTGAGTGTGTTGGTAGATTGGGGGTAGTTTTCGCTGTGCTAGACGGCTAGTTGTAGGGTCTTGAGTGATGCGATAGCGGTGATGATGGCGAGGGCGTGGAAGAGGATGTGAATGGCCAATGTATTTTCGTCGCTCTCATTTGACTGCATGTTAAGTTTTGAGGTAAGGCGTCGGGAAGATGGAGATGCATCGTCTTCTGTAAAGTGGACATGATGGCCGGGGTTTTCGTTACCGGAGACGGAGACGAAAGACAACATGGTGACGTAGCCAAAGAGTAAAGAACGTAAATCGACGACAAGAAGAAAAATGATAACAAGTGCTGTTCCACCCGGACCCAACCGCCTTCTTGTACAAACCCCTATGATGAGGATACCATGCAAAAAGCCGCCAAAACGCATTTCTACGCAATCAAACCTCATTTCATCATCTTACCTCCATCCCCATCTCATAAGCCATGTCAAACTCCACTCCCGCGACATATAATCTGCCTATCCCATCTACCGTTCCACACATACAAGACACCCATGCCACGTCACGCACGACAAGAACCTATGATACAATACCCCCCTCCCTCCCCCGAAAAAAAAAACACAATCCCGCGCGCAGCCTATGCGCCAAGGCAGATCTAACGTGTAAGCGCGATGAAACAAGCGGCATTTCTGAGTCCTGACTAACTACAACGTCAGCACGCGCAACCTGCTGTAAATTCAAACTCACGATGCACAGGCACAGGTAACCAACAAAGCCGTTCGGTGTCAGCGTCAGCGTTAAGACAAGAAGAACGAAGGAATAAGCATGACCAGCGCGCAATATCGCAATACTTTCTCTCTGTCAAACTACATCTTTTTCCATCGCGAAAGGGAAAAAGAAAATCATGTTAATCCGTCCGTACGTTGATTACGTAACTCCATGCGCGATCCGTCCGTCTGCATCCGCGCAAGGTGGCTAAGTTAACCTACACGAAGCGGTCTCCTATCCGACTACATCCACGCGTGGCTATTGATAACATGGTAGATGGTGAGAAAAACACTGTAGCGACGTTTCGCACAGCCACAGCCACAGCCATCGTAAGAACCATAGGTAAGCAAAAACGGCCGTTCATTGTGCTGCGCCGCATCACCTCCTGCGCTCTAGAACCCCACCCTATGTATGCATGCTTTGTAACACACGCATCAGCCTCCCGCATATGCATCCCATCCGTGCCTAGTAGATAACCTCCCCTGGGATAATCCCGTGCAGCCGTGCACCCAAGAGACCCAAGATACCAACCCGTGCACGCTAGATATCGCCAGATATTATAACTAGCGCTTATTGCTTACACAACACCTTGGCACAACCTCCGCCCGCATGCGTGGGCACGGATGTATGGACGCATGGACATATACGAAATAGGCAAGTCAATGCGGGACCCTGTCGCGCTAGGTTGGTGGACGGAAGCGGGTTAGAAAGGAATGGTGAAGATCGAGACGTGGTTTGTCATATTTTtggatggatggatggaAAAGGCAGGTTTGAGGACGGTGTCATTGTAGGCCAGATGCCGAGGAGGTGATTCGATAGTTTGATAGATGAATTCTTGTTTGCTTGTCTGTCTGGCCAGCTGGCTGGCTGTCAGATGCGTTGATATCTGGACATCtagacgacgacgatgctTGGCATTGACTTCAATTCTCATCACCTTCGTCCGTCCATCACCCGTCGTTATCTTTGCGTGAACCGGGTAGGATAGAAAACCCGGCTTGTGGAACCCCATGTACATAACCCCCATGTGCGTTATCTCACTATCTCCAGTACGGTATCTCAGTTATCTCGAGTATCTCGCTCGCTTGTACCTAGTATCTTCCATCCTTCCCATTCCGCAGCTACCGAATACGGGCTTAGTGCGAGATACGTAGAGATACGGTACGGTGGTGGGCTGGTGGGCACACGTAAGTTCGCCGGATGACTCGGGACCGGGTTCTAGGTTATTTGTGGATTGGGGTTGGTTTTGTATTGCGTGCATTAGGGTTCGGGTCTGGCAAGGGAGGAAGGAGGATGTGGGCAGGGAAGGAGCTTATCGCCATGGTAAAGGGTCAAGTGTGAAGGTTCGTGCCCACGCGTCTGGTTTCCGGATGGTGAAGTCTGACTTTGGATTTCATAATGACAAGGTAAAAATGTATTATACCACTCTATCTATCTCTATACCTAACCCAATCCCCTCCAATCCCGTAACCCCAACTACTGCACAGCCTTCAAACACTCATCCACCACAGCCGCAACCTGCAAACACTCCTCATCACGCATCTTATTCGTAAAAACCTGTACGGAAAGCGGCGCACCATGGCTAGCCTTGGGATGATAATCCGGCCCATTCTGTCCCGGTCTCATAACCAAGGGTTGGGCGTCAAGCGTAGCGTCAGCCTTGCCAAACGGCAGCACAGCAGCAGGGTAATCGAGGACATTGAGAAACAGAGTGTAAGGTGGGAGACCATACGTGTCATGAGGAATGGCCGTGTTCTGAGCTGAAGGCCCGATGACGGCGTCGAGTCTTTGGTTTTTCCAGATTTTACGCCAGTTGTCTTGGATTAGCTCGCGCTTTACGTTTAGCGCGGCAATGTGTTGCATAGTGCCTTGAGGGATTGCGGCGATGTCGTCGAGGAAGGTGGATTTGAAGTTGTGGTATGCGCCCATGGATTGCTCGACTGAGCGGACGGTGGGCTCGTGGCCGTCGTGTAGGAACTCCATGCCTGTGTGGTCGAGCATGAAGAAGCCAAAGGCTACTGCCAAACTATCGGCGACTTGGGCTTGGTCGGCGGAGATGGGGACGATCTCGTGGCCCTGGACTGCGAGAGCTTTGGCTGCTGAGGCTAGTGCGCGCTTGACTGGTGGGTGCAACGGGAACGCAGGGTCCTCGGCCACGAGCCCCAGTCTAAGCTTCGGTGCTGGCTTCGGTAATTCTCGCCAGGGGATGTCCAGCGCAGTGGGGTCGTAGAGGGCTGGTCTGACCGACATGACGGATTTGCAAAGGAGGTCCAGAGCAGGCATGTCATTTGCTAGCGGCCCGGCTGACGGGTTGAAGAAGATGTTGCCAGGGAGTGAAGGGTTCTGCTGACCTCCGTCAGGTACACGTGCGGTTGTCGGCTTGAAACCATATGTGCCGCAGCAGAGTGCTGGAATACGGATAGAGCCTGCGATGTCTGTTCCGATACCCAGCGGTGATCCTCGGAAGCCAACAAGGGCGCCTTCGCCACCGCTCGAACCTCCCGCTGTAAGCGTGGTGTTGTGCGGGTTCAGTGTGCGACCAAAGACGTTGTTCTCCGAGTCAGCCGTCTATACTACGTTAGTACTTGTGCATGGGCTATCCGGAATTGGATTGAACATACCATCAACGTTTGGGGAAGGTTGGTCTTGACATAGATGACCGCTCCCAAGTCAAGCAGAATGTCGACGAGTGGTGAGTTCTCAGTGTCATTGGGATGGTCTAGAAATGAGACATATCCAATGGTAGACGCCGAGCCCTTGATCTTGAACCCGTCCTTGACACTGACAGGCAAGCCATGGAGTGGACCTACGATACGTCCCTGGGCACGTTCGTTATCAAGAAAGCGGGCCCGTTCCTGTGCTTCGGTAAAGTACGTTTCCGTAAGGCATGACAGCTAGAACCGGATTAGCCATGTATATGTGTATGACGTTAATCAAAGTGACGCACGAGTTGCTGTGCTAGAGCCGCACGTTTAGAAAACGCCACCGTGACCTCGAGGGCCGACAAGTCGCCCTTTGCCAAAAGCGTGAGAAGTTCAGTGACAGTATATTTCTCCGTAATGTCTAGTTCCTTGTCGGTCATGACACCCGACTTGCGCGGTATCTCGAAGGTATTGGTGGCATGCTCGGACAAGGGAAACTGTAGAGCATCGGTAACCGAGGCTGGAAGGAGCCAGTCCTTTGGTATCTTTTCGCGAGCAGCCTGCTGCTTCGCCGCAACTTTCGTCTCCCAGGAAGAAGTAGACGCCATGATGTTTTCGGTTCAAGTGATAAGGATAGATGGTGAGTGAGGAGTGCTGGAGACTATTGGATGCATCGAATGCAGCCATATATGTACCCTGGTAGCAGCGAGGAAGACCTCGGGATCCCATCTCGGTACCCATTAAAGGCAGTTTCATGCGGGGTCATCCGTCGAGAATTTTTCAGGATAACCAGGTCGGAGGTTGTGGTTTGAGGTGTTGTCGCCCGTCGGCGTCGAAGCGCACACGTTTCCAGGACCGACCGCCGGGCGTATTTCGTGTTCTGATGCTCAACGGCAAGTCACTAGTGGCACACTACCCCGTGCCAAGCCGGTCAATTCGTAGTCGTCTGATTTGTTCGCTTTAGTTCGACCTCAGCTGGCCGAAGGGATGTACGGCATTCCCAGGAAATTAAATCATCTTGTGCGATTGCTATCCTATATTAGTAGCATAGCCACTTATTCGGTGAAATACCGTCTTTAGGGCGCTTTGCACGCTCCTCTGAATGGGCTCATTTGCGCCGTGGGTTGTCGCTGATCGCGAGTTTCCCCAGACGCGGTAGATAGCACGGTCCAGGCTGCGGAAGGTGGTAATGTGCGGAGAAATTGCGACCCTGTATCGTCGTATGTATATATACACTGGCACACTCCAGTTGTTTTGACGCCAGGTCCATCCACCCAAGCTTCATGCCTGTGGTAGTCGACAAATTCATTGCTTCATCTCTTCGAACCGACGCATTTGTTTGCAAGTATGAGCGATAGCATGAGCATTCGCAGGGAGGAGGACCCGGCCTTCTGGGCGCCGGGTACTGTTACACTGGAGCAGGGTGAGTTGGTCGAGCCTGATATCGTCTTCGTGGCGTGCTAATGTTTCGCAGTCAACTCAGTGACATCAGGAGAGCTGATGCTCCACCCGGAGCCCAGCTCCGACCCCGACGACCCGTTGAACTGGAGCACGATGCGAAAGCTGATCAACTTTTCCATGGTCGGATCCTTCGTTCTCTGGACTTTTGTCCAGCTCCAGGTCGGACCAACAGCATGGGGACCCATGATGTCGCAACTTCATCTCTCAATCGACCAACTGAACCAGGGCAACGCCATGGTGGCTACCGGACTCGCTGTCGGCTGCATTTTGTTTGTGCCCTTTGTGCACAAGTACGGAAGACGCCCTCTCTATGTCATGAGCTCAGCGATGCAGTTGGCTTCAGTCATCTGGCAAGCCAAGACAAACACCTACGGCGATCTGATGGGTGCCAGCACCATTAGCGGACTTGGAGGAGCTGTGGGTGAGGCCATTGTCCAAATCACCATCGCCGACGTCTTCTTCGTACACCAGCATGGAACCATGAACGCATGGTACCTGATCTTTACATCTGTGGGTGCTACTCTCGGACCGGTCGCCTCCGGCTTCATTGTGCAGAACCAAGGCTGGAGATGGACTTGGTGGTATTGCACCATCTTCCTGTCCATCAATCTTTTCCTggtcatcttcttcttcgaaGAGTCCAAGTACGTGCCTGTAATCCAGGGTCATAGCGTGCACCACACGACTACTGAAACAGAGACACCGAAGAATGACCGCGCCGACGATTTTGAGCTAGACAAGAAAGCCCGCCGCGAGCAGCACGCTAGCGAACTCCAAAGACTCGAGTCTAGAATCGACCCGACTCTGCCTAGGAAGACGTACCGCCAGCGCATGGCCCTTTACACAAAGTCTGAAGGCACAATCATCCACCATTTCTACCAGCCAGTTATCATCTTGTTCACATTTCCAGCAGCTACCTACGCAGCGTTGACTTATGGTATGCTTTTGGCATGTCTGGCTCTGATGAGTTCGATGAGTGCCACCTACATGCTTCAGCCACCTTACAATTTCGGACCATCCGGCGTTGGACTCATCAACCTTGCCCCTTTCACTGGTTCGGCTATCGGATTCTTTGTCGGCGGTCCTATGAACGACTTGTCCATCAAGTATCTTGCAAAGCGCAACAAGGGTATTTACGAGCCTGAGATGCGATTATGGGTAGGCCTTGCAGCAGCAATTCTGCTACCGGCCGGTCTCATCATTTTCGGCGTTGGTCTGCAAAAGGTATTTTTAAATTTCTCTCCTATTCGATTCATCTCACTAACCATCTTTGGCAGGGCATGCATTACATGGTTATTTGCGTCGGCTTTGCCCTCTTTGGCTTCTGCTTCGTTTTCGCCAGCGGTGTCGCTCTCTCTTACACAACGGATTGCTACCAGGAGATTCTCGGTGATGTGATGATTGGAGTCACTTTTGTGCGAAACGTCTTCTCCGTCGTCATCCTCTTCGCGCTCACCCCATGGATCAAGAGGAATGGCATTCAGAATGTGTGTCTTATAACGGCAGGCGTTTGCTTTGTAGTCCTTTTATTTCCCGTTCCCTTGCTCATCTGGGGCAAGCGCATTCGCATCGCAACGGCGCAAAAGTACAGGCACATGGCGCTTCTTCAGCCATCTCATCGAACTGTAGAGAACTAGCAGAGCCAGCTCTGTGTTCTCTGTGCTATTACTCTCAAACGTCTTTTATTTGGGGCATGTCGCAGATTGCATCATTGGGGGAGGCGGGGAATGATGTCGCACCAATGTATCTTATCCTCACAATCTCTCATAGACCAAAATGCAGTCAACTGCTGTCTGACCCTTGCTCTGTATTCGCTCGAGAACTCAATGGCATCCTCAACCATGTCCATTACAACCTGACGCTTCGCCCGACTGTCGAGCTCAAAGCAAGCAACCATGAAGTTGGCCCTGACAAAGGGCACTGTGCGCTGGGTGTACTCAAGCGTAAGACGCAGTTCATCGATAATCGCATCCGCCAGAAGGGACCCTTTTGCCGTCTCGGTCCCATAGGGATGACGTA from Pyrenophora tritici-repentis strain M4 chromosome 1, whole genome shotgun sequence encodes the following:
- a CDS encoding DUF3824 multi-domain protein, with the protein product MAVPDNGPVIVGVTWWLTIACGGFLGTRIYAKLSRKQGLWWDDHILIVSWVLLLAQCVMTQAGQLMGFGKRTSDIPVENLVTIALGSSIAASISCFASTLSKISFGVTLLRLTTGYVRAFVWFCIITLFLIMIPSSMSTWIACRPAAKAWNSSIEGTCWDPSRTVNYGIFNAAWCAAADFALALLPWYLIWGLQLRLREKIGVGIAMSMGVLSGVCAIAKGVYVIQLRQQDFSYNGKELTIWTTVETATAIIAASIPVLRVFLKETISSYRPHTHSTACSIPLSRLHQSQHSTTTTSVHASSAHKKESRWTIMQDNDSSSQRGILDEEMGLRSPGRTLHSRGGDDLGIMQTSTVTVTIESDAVPASKERSFFDFSR
- a CDS encoding Amidase domain containing protein; the protein is MASTSSWETKVAAKQQAAREKIPKDWLLPASVTDALQFPLSEHATNTFEIPRKSGVMTDKELDITEKYTVTELLTLLAKGDLSALEVTVAFSKRAALAQQLLSCLTETYFTEAQERARFLDNERAQGRIVGPLHGLPVSVKDGFKIKGSASTIGYVSFLDHPNDTENSPLVDILLDLGAVIYVKTNLPQTLMTADSENNVFGRTLNPHNTTLTAGGSSGGEGALVGFRGSPLGIGTDIAGSIRIPALCCGTYGFKPTTARVPDGGQQNPSLPGNIFFNPSAGPLANDMPALDLLCKSVMSVRPALYDPTALDIPWRELPKPAPKLRLGLVAEDPAFPLHPPVKRALASAAKALAVQGHEIVPISADQAQVADSLAVAFGFFMLDHTGMEFLHDGHEPTVRSVEQSMGAYHNFKSTFLDDIAAIPQGTMQHIAALNVKRELIQDNWRKIWKNQRLDAVIGPSAQNTAIPHDTYGLPPYTLFLNVLDYPAAVLPFGKADATLDAQPLVMRPGQNGPDYHPKASHGAPLSVQVFTNKMRDEECLQVAAVVDECLKAVQ
- a CDS encoding ProP, Permease major facilitator superfamily, whose protein sequence is MSDSMSIRREEDPAFWAPGTVTLEQVNSVTSGELMLHPEPSSDPDDPLNWSTMRKLINFSMVGSFVLWTFVQLQVGPTAWGPMMSQLHLSIDQLNQGNAMVATGLAVGCILFVPFVHKYGRRPLYVMSSAMQLASVIWQAKTNTYGDLMGASTISGLGGAVGEAIVQITIADVFFVHQHGTMNAWYLIFTSVGATLGPVASGFIVQNQGWRWTWWYCTIFLSINLFLVIFFFEESKYVPVIQGHSVHHTTTETETPKNDRADDFELDKKARREQHASELQRLESRIDPTLPRKTYRQRMALYTKSEGTIIHHFYQPVIILFTFPAATYAALTYGMLLACLALMSSMSATYMLQPPYNFGPSGVGLINLAPFTGSAIGFFVGGPMNDLSIKYLAKRNKGIYEPEMRLWVGLAAAILLPAGLIIFGVGLQKGMHYMVICVGFALFGFCFVFASGVALSYTTDCYQEILGDVMIGVTFVRNVFSVVILFALTPWIKRNGIQNVCLITAGVCFVVLLFPVPLLIWGKRIRIATAQKYRHMALLQPSHRTVEN